One Drosophila santomea strain STO CAGO 1482 chromosome X, Prin_Dsan_1.1, whole genome shotgun sequence DNA segment encodes these proteins:
- the LOC120455760 gene encoding potassium voltage-gated channel protein Shaker isoform X7: MHAAPHVRSPAEMRHKKKRQKQFVMQDNFKMMSLPKLSSQDEEGGAGHGFGGGPQHFEPIPHDHDFCERVVINVSGLRFETQLRTLNQFPDTLLGDPARRLRYFDPLRNEYFFDRSRPSFDAILYYYQSGGRLRRPVNVPLDVFSEEIKFYELGDQAINKFREDEGFIKEEERPLPDNEKQRKVWLLFEYPESSQAARVVAIISVFVILLSIVIFCLETLPEFKHYKVFNTTTNGTKIEEDEVPDITDPFFLIETLCIIWFTFELTVRFLACPNKLNFCRDVMNVIDIIAIIPYFITLATVVAEEEDTLNLPKAPVSPQDKSSNQAMSLAILRVIRLVRVFRIFKLSRHSKGLQILGRTLKASMRELGLLIFFLFIGVVLFSSAVYFAEAGSENSFFKSIPDAFWWAVVTMTTVGYGDMTPVGVWGKIVGSLCAIAGVLTIALPVPVIVSNFNYFYHRETDQEEMQSQNFNHVTSCPYLPGTLVGQHMKKSSLSESSSDMMDLDDGVESTPGLTETHPGRSAVAPFLGAQQQQQQQQPVASSLSMSIDKQLQHPLQQLTQTQLYQQQQQQQQNGFKQQQQQQTQQQQQLQQQQSHTINASAAAATSGSGSSGLTMRHNNALAVSIETDV, encoded by the exons GTCTTTGCCCAAATTGAGCAGTCAAGACGAAGAAGGGGGGGCTGGTCATGGCTTTGGTGGCGGACCGCAACACTTTGAACCCATTCCTCACGATCATGATTTCTGCGAAAGAGTCGTTATAAAT GTAAGCGGATTAAGGTTTGAGACACAACTACGTACGTTAAATCAATTCCCGGACACGCTGCTTGGGGATCCAGCTCGGAGATTACGGTACTTTGACCCGCTtagaaatgaatatttttttgacCGTAGTCGACCGAGCTTCGATGCGATTTTATACTATTATCAGAGTG GTGGCCGACTACGGAGACCGGTCAATGTCCCTTTAGACGTATTTAGtgaagaaataaaattttatgaattagGTGATCaagcaattaataaattcAG AGAGGATGAAGGCTTTATTAAAGAGGAAGAAAGACCATTACCCGATAATGAGAAGCAGAGAAAGGTCTGGCTGCTCTTCGAGTATCCAGAGAGTTCGCAAGCCGCCAGAGTTGTAGCCATAATTAGTGTATTTGTTATATTGCTATcaattgttatattttgtcTAGAAACATTACCCGAATTTAAGCATTACAAG GTGTTcaatacaacaacaaatggcacAAAAATCGAGGAAGACGAGGTGCCTGACATCACAGATCCTTTCTTCCTTATAGAAACGTTATGTATTATTTGGTTTACATTTGAACTAACTGTCAG GTTCCTCGCATGTCcgaacaaattaaatttctgcAGGGATGTCATGAATGTTATCGACATAATCGCCATCATTCCGTACTTTATAACACTAGCGACTGTCGTTGCCGAAGAGGAGGATACGTTAAATCTTCCAAAAGCGCCAGTCAGTCCACAG GACAAGTCATCGAATCAGGCTATGTCCTTGGCAATATTACGAGTGATACGATTAGTTCGAGTATTTCGAATATTTAAGTTATCTAGGCATTCGAAGGGTTTACAAATATTAGGACGAACTCTGAAAGCCTCAATGCGGGAATTAGgtttacttatatttttcttatttatag GCGTCGTACTCTTCTCATCGGCGGTTTATTTTGCGGAAGCTGGAAGCGAAAATTCCTTCTTCAAGTCCATACCCGATGCATTTTGGTGGGCGGTCGTTACCATGACCACCGTTGGATATGGTGACATGAC ACCCGTCGGCGTTTGGGGCAAGATTGTGGGATCACTTTGTGCCATTGCTGGCGTGCTGACCATCGCACTGCCGGTGCCGGTCATCGTCAGCAATTTCAACTACTTCTATCACCGCGAAACGGATCAGGAGGAGATGCAGAGCCAGAACTTTAATCACGTTACTAGTTGTCCATATTTGCCAGGTACATTAG TAGGTCAACACATGAAGAAATCATCGTTGTCTGAGTCCTCATCGGATATGATGGATTTGGACGATGGTGTCGAGTCCACGCCGGGATTGACAGAAACGCATCCTGGACGCAGTGCGGTGGCTCCATTTTTGGgagcacagcagcagcagcagcagcaacaaccggTAGCATCCTCACTGTCGATGTCGATCGAcaagcagctgcagcatcCACTGCAGCAGCTGACGCAGACGCAACTgtaccaacagcagcaacagcagcagcaaaacgggttcaagcaacagcagcagcaacagacgcagcagcaacagcagctgcagcagcaacagtccCACACAATAAACGCAAGCGCAGCAGCGGCAaccagcggcagcggcagtaGCGGCCTCACCATGAGGCACAATAATGCCCTGGCCGTTAGTATCGAGACCGACGTTTGA
- the LOC120455760 gene encoding potassium voltage-gated channel protein Shaker isoform X5 — MTMWQSGGMGGHGSQNNPWMKLMGIVHKERRHTENVQSQSGSNERNLNQSLPKLSSQDEEGGAGHGFGGGPQHFEPIPHDHDFCERVVINVSGLRFETQLRTLNQFPDTLLGDPARRLRYFDPLRNEYFFDRSRPSFDAILYYYQSGGRLRRPVNVPLDVFSEEIKFYELGDQAINKFREDEGFIKEEERPLPDNEKQRKVWLLFEYPESSQAARVVAIISVFVILLSIVIFCLETLPEFKHYKVFNTTTNGTKIEEDEVPDITDPFFLIETLCIIWFTFELTVRFLACPNKLNFCRDVMNVIDIIAIIPYFITLATVVAEEEDTLNLPKAPVSPQDKSSNQAMSLAILRVIRLVRVFRIFKLSRHSKGLQILGRTLKASMRELGLLIFFLFIGVVLFSSAVYFAEAGSENSFFKSIPDAFWWAVVTMTTVGYGDMTPVGVWGKIVGSLCAIAGVLTIALPVPVIVSNFNYFYHRETDQEEMQSQNFNHVTSCPYLPGTLVGQHMKKSSLSESSSDMMDLDDGVESTPGLTETHPGRSAVAPFLGAQQQQQQQQPVASSLSMSIDKQLQHPLQQLTQTQLYQQQQQQQQNGFKQQQQQQTQQQQQLQQQQSHTINASAAAATSGSGSSGLTMRHNNALAVSIETDV; from the exons GTCTTTGCCCAAATTGAGCAGTCAAGACGAAGAAGGGGGGGCTGGTCATGGCTTTGGTGGCGGACCGCAACACTTTGAACCCATTCCTCACGATCATGATTTCTGCGAAAGAGTCGTTATAAAT GTAAGCGGATTAAGGTTTGAGACACAACTACGTACGTTAAATCAATTCCCGGACACGCTGCTTGGGGATCCAGCTCGGAGATTACGGTACTTTGACCCGCTtagaaatgaatatttttttgacCGTAGTCGACCGAGCTTCGATGCGATTTTATACTATTATCAGAGTG GTGGCCGACTACGGAGACCGGTCAATGTCCCTTTAGACGTATTTAGtgaagaaataaaattttatgaattagGTGATCaagcaattaataaattcAG AGAGGATGAAGGCTTTATTAAAGAGGAAGAAAGACCATTACCCGATAATGAGAAGCAGAGAAAGGTCTGGCTGCTCTTCGAGTATCCAGAGAGTTCGCAAGCCGCCAGAGTTGTAGCCATAATTAGTGTATTTGTTATATTGCTATcaattgttatattttgtcTAGAAACATTACCCGAATTTAAGCATTACAAG GTGTTcaatacaacaacaaatggcacAAAAATCGAGGAAGACGAGGTGCCTGACATCACAGATCCTTTCTTCCTTATAGAAACGTTATGTATTATTTGGTTTACATTTGAACTAACTGTCAG GTTCCTCGCATGTCcgaacaaattaaatttctgcAGGGATGTCATGAATGTTATCGACATAATCGCCATCATTCCGTACTTTATAACACTAGCGACTGTCGTTGCCGAAGAGGAGGATACGTTAAATCTTCCAAAAGCGCCAGTCAGTCCACAG GACAAGTCATCGAATCAGGCTATGTCCTTGGCAATATTACGAGTGATACGATTAGTTCGAGTATTTCGAATATTTAAGTTATCTAGGCATTCGAAGGGTTTACAAATATTAGGACGAACTCTGAAAGCCTCAATGCGGGAATTAGgtttacttatatttttcttatttatag GCGTCGTACTCTTCTCATCGGCGGTTTATTTTGCGGAAGCTGGAAGCGAAAATTCCTTCTTCAAGTCCATACCCGATGCATTTTGGTGGGCGGTCGTTACCATGACCACCGTTGGATATGGTGACATGAC ACCCGTCGGCGTTTGGGGCAAGATTGTGGGATCACTTTGTGCCATTGCTGGCGTGCTGACCATCGCACTGCCGGTGCCGGTCATCGTCAGCAATTTCAACTACTTCTATCACCGCGAAACGGATCAGGAGGAGATGCAGAGCCAGAACTTTAATCACGTTACTAGTTGTCCATATTTGCCAGGTACATTAG TAGGTCAACACATGAAGAAATCATCGTTGTCTGAGTCCTCATCGGATATGATGGATTTGGACGATGGTGTCGAGTCCACGCCGGGATTGACAGAAACGCATCCTGGACGCAGTGCGGTGGCTCCATTTTTGGgagcacagcagcagcagcagcagcaacaaccggTAGCATCCTCACTGTCGATGTCGATCGAcaagcagctgcagcatcCACTGCAGCAGCTGACGCAGACGCAACTgtaccaacagcagcaacagcagcagcaaaacgggttcaagcaacagcagcagcaacagacgcagcagcaacagcagctgcagcagcaacagtccCACACAATAAACGCAAGCGCAGCAGCGGCAaccagcggcagcggcagtaGCGGCCTCACCATGAGGCACAATAATGCCCTGGCCGTTAGTATCGAGACCGACGTTTGA
- the LOC120455760 gene encoding potassium voltage-gated channel protein Shaker isoform X8: MHAAPHVRSPAEMRHKKKRSLPKLSSQDEEGGAGHGFGGGPQHFEPIPHDHDFCERVVINVSGLRFETQLRTLNQFPDTLLGDPARRLRYFDPLRNEYFFDRSRPSFDAILYYYQSGGRLRRPVNVPLDVFSEEIKFYELGDQAINKFREDEGFIKEEERPLPDNEKQRKVWLLFEYPESSQAARVVAIISVFVILLSIVIFCLETLPEFKHYKVFNTTTNGTKIEEDEVPDITDPFFLIETLCIIWFTFELTVRFLACPNKLNFCRDVMNVIDIIAIIPYFITLATVVAEEEDTLNLPKAPVSPQDKSSNQAMSLAILRVIRLVRVFRIFKLSRHSKGLQILGRTLKASMRELGLLIFFLFIGVVLFSSAVYFAEAGSENSFFKSIPDAFWWAVVTMTTVGYGDMTPVGVWGKIVGSLCAIAGVLTIALPVPVIVSNFNYFYHRETDQEEMQSQNFNHVTSCPYLPGTLVGQHMKKSSLSESSSDMMDLDDGVESTPGLTETHPGRSAVAPFLGAQQQQQQQQPVASSLSMSIDKQLQHPLQQLTQTQLYQQQQQQQQNGFKQQQQQQTQQQQQLQQQQSHTINASAAAATSGSGSSGLTMRHNNALAVSIETDV; this comes from the exons GTCTTTGCCCAAATTGAGCAGTCAAGACGAAGAAGGGGGGGCTGGTCATGGCTTTGGTGGCGGACCGCAACACTTTGAACCCATTCCTCACGATCATGATTTCTGCGAAAGAGTCGTTATAAAT GTAAGCGGATTAAGGTTTGAGACACAACTACGTACGTTAAATCAATTCCCGGACACGCTGCTTGGGGATCCAGCTCGGAGATTACGGTACTTTGACCCGCTtagaaatgaatatttttttgacCGTAGTCGACCGAGCTTCGATGCGATTTTATACTATTATCAGAGTG GTGGCCGACTACGGAGACCGGTCAATGTCCCTTTAGACGTATTTAGtgaagaaataaaattttatgaattagGTGATCaagcaattaataaattcAG AGAGGATGAAGGCTTTATTAAAGAGGAAGAAAGACCATTACCCGATAATGAGAAGCAGAGAAAGGTCTGGCTGCTCTTCGAGTATCCAGAGAGTTCGCAAGCCGCCAGAGTTGTAGCCATAATTAGTGTATTTGTTATATTGCTATcaattgttatattttgtcTAGAAACATTACCCGAATTTAAGCATTACAAG GTGTTcaatacaacaacaaatggcacAAAAATCGAGGAAGACGAGGTGCCTGACATCACAGATCCTTTCTTCCTTATAGAAACGTTATGTATTATTTGGTTTACATTTGAACTAACTGTCAG GTTCCTCGCATGTCcgaacaaattaaatttctgcAGGGATGTCATGAATGTTATCGACATAATCGCCATCATTCCGTACTTTATAACACTAGCGACTGTCGTTGCCGAAGAGGAGGATACGTTAAATCTTCCAAAAGCGCCAGTCAGTCCACAG GACAAGTCATCGAATCAGGCTATGTCCTTGGCAATATTACGAGTGATACGATTAGTTCGAGTATTTCGAATATTTAAGTTATCTAGGCATTCGAAGGGTTTACAAATATTAGGACGAACTCTGAAAGCCTCAATGCGGGAATTAGgtttacttatatttttcttatttatag GCGTCGTACTCTTCTCATCGGCGGTTTATTTTGCGGAAGCTGGAAGCGAAAATTCCTTCTTCAAGTCCATACCCGATGCATTTTGGTGGGCGGTCGTTACCATGACCACCGTTGGATATGGTGACATGAC ACCCGTCGGCGTTTGGGGCAAGATTGTGGGATCACTTTGTGCCATTGCTGGCGTGCTGACCATCGCACTGCCGGTGCCGGTCATCGTCAGCAATTTCAACTACTTCTATCACCGCGAAACGGATCAGGAGGAGATGCAGAGCCAGAACTTTAATCACGTTACTAGTTGTCCATATTTGCCAGGTACATTAG TAGGTCAACACATGAAGAAATCATCGTTGTCTGAGTCCTCATCGGATATGATGGATTTGGACGATGGTGTCGAGTCCACGCCGGGATTGACAGAAACGCATCCTGGACGCAGTGCGGTGGCTCCATTTTTGGgagcacagcagcagcagcagcagcaacaaccggTAGCATCCTCACTGTCGATGTCGATCGAcaagcagctgcagcatcCACTGCAGCAGCTGACGCAGACGCAACTgtaccaacagcagcaacagcagcagcaaaacgggttcaagcaacagcagcagcaacagacgcagcagcaacagcagctgcagcagcaacagtccCACACAATAAACGCAAGCGCAGCAGCGGCAaccagcggcagcggcagtaGCGGCCTCACCATGAGGCACAATAATGCCCTGGCCGTTAGTATCGAGACCGACGTTTGA
- the LOC120455760 gene encoding potassium voltage-gated channel protein Shaker isoform X11, which produces MQMILVAGGSLPKLSSQDEEGGAGHGFGGGPQHFEPIPHDHDFCERVVINVSGLRFETQLRTLNQFPDTLLGDPARRLRYFDPLRNEYFFDRSRPSFDAILYYYQSGGRLRRPVNVPLDVFSEEIKFYELGDQAINKFREDEGFIKEEERPLPDNEKQRKVWLLFEYPESSQAARVVAIISVFVILLSIVIFCLETLPEFKHYKVFNTTTNGTKIEEDEVPDITDPFFLIETLCIIWFTFELTVRFLACPNKLNFCRDVMNVIDIIAIIPYFITLATVVAEEEDTLNLPKAPVSPQDKSSNQAMSLAILRVIRLVRVFRIFKLSRHSKGLQILGRTLKASMRELGLLIFFLFIGVVLFSSAVYFAEAGSENSFFKSIPDAFWWAVVTMTTVGYGDMTPVGVWGKIVGSLCAIAGVLTIALPVPVIVSNFNYFYHRETDQEEMQSQNFNHVTSCPYLPGTLVGQHMKKSSLSESSSDMMDLDDGVESTPGLTETHPGRSAVAPFLGAQQQQQQQQPVASSLSMSIDKQLQHPLQQLTQTQLYQQQQQQQQNGFKQQQQQQTQQQQQLQQQQSHTINASAAAATSGSGSSGLTMRHNNALAVSIETDV; this is translated from the exons GTCTTTGCCCAAATTGAGCAGTCAAGACGAAGAAGGGGGGGCTGGTCATGGCTTTGGTGGCGGACCGCAACACTTTGAACCCATTCCTCACGATCATGATTTCTGCGAAAGAGTCGTTATAAAT GTAAGCGGATTAAGGTTTGAGACACAACTACGTACGTTAAATCAATTCCCGGACACGCTGCTTGGGGATCCAGCTCGGAGATTACGGTACTTTGACCCGCTtagaaatgaatatttttttgacCGTAGTCGACCGAGCTTCGATGCGATTTTATACTATTATCAGAGTG GTGGCCGACTACGGAGACCGGTCAATGTCCCTTTAGACGTATTTAGtgaagaaataaaattttatgaattagGTGATCaagcaattaataaattcAG AGAGGATGAAGGCTTTATTAAAGAGGAAGAAAGACCATTACCCGATAATGAGAAGCAGAGAAAGGTCTGGCTGCTCTTCGAGTATCCAGAGAGTTCGCAAGCCGCCAGAGTTGTAGCCATAATTAGTGTATTTGTTATATTGCTATcaattgttatattttgtcTAGAAACATTACCCGAATTTAAGCATTACAAG GTGTTcaatacaacaacaaatggcacAAAAATCGAGGAAGACGAGGTGCCTGACATCACAGATCCTTTCTTCCTTATAGAAACGTTATGTATTATTTGGTTTACATTTGAACTAACTGTCAG GTTCCTCGCATGTCcgaacaaattaaatttctgcAGGGATGTCATGAATGTTATCGACATAATCGCCATCATTCCGTACTTTATAACACTAGCGACTGTCGTTGCCGAAGAGGAGGATACGTTAAATCTTCCAAAAGCGCCAGTCAGTCCACAG GACAAGTCATCGAATCAGGCTATGTCCTTGGCAATATTACGAGTGATACGATTAGTTCGAGTATTTCGAATATTTAAGTTATCTAGGCATTCGAAGGGTTTACAAATATTAGGACGAACTCTGAAAGCCTCAATGCGGGAATTAGgtttacttatatttttcttatttatag GCGTCGTACTCTTCTCATCGGCGGTTTATTTTGCGGAAGCTGGAAGCGAAAATTCCTTCTTCAAGTCCATACCCGATGCATTTTGGTGGGCGGTCGTTACCATGACCACCGTTGGATATGGTGACATGAC ACCCGTCGGCGTTTGGGGCAAGATTGTGGGATCACTTTGTGCCATTGCTGGCGTGCTGACCATCGCACTGCCGGTGCCGGTCATCGTCAGCAATTTCAACTACTTCTATCACCGCGAAACGGATCAGGAGGAGATGCAGAGCCAGAACTTTAATCACGTTACTAGTTGTCCATATTTGCCAGGTACATTAG TAGGTCAACACATGAAGAAATCATCGTTGTCTGAGTCCTCATCGGATATGATGGATTTGGACGATGGTGTCGAGTCCACGCCGGGATTGACAGAAACGCATCCTGGACGCAGTGCGGTGGCTCCATTTTTGGgagcacagcagcagcagcagcagcaacaaccggTAGCATCCTCACTGTCGATGTCGATCGAcaagcagctgcagcatcCACTGCAGCAGCTGACGCAGACGCAACTgtaccaacagcagcaacagcagcagcaaaacgggttcaagcaacagcagcagcaacagacgcagcagcaacagcagctgcagcagcaacagtccCACACAATAAACGCAAGCGCAGCAGCGGCAaccagcggcagcggcagtaGCGGCCTCACCATGAGGCACAATAATGCCCTGGCCGTTAGTATCGAGACCGACGTTTGA
- the LOC120455760 gene encoding potassium voltage-gated channel protein Shaker isoform X3, with translation MAAVAGLYGLGEDRQHRKKQQQQQQHQKEQLEQKEEQKKIAERKLQLREQQLQRNSLDGYGSLPKLSSQDEEGGAGHGFGGGPQHFEPIPHDHDFCERVVINVSGLRFETQLRTLNQFPDTLLGDPARRLRYFDPLRNEYFFDRSRPSFDAILYYYQSGGRLRRPVNVPLDVFSEEIKFYELGDQAINKFREDEGFIKEEERPLPDNEKQRKVWLLFEYPESSQAARVVAIISVFVILLSIVIFCLETLPEFKHYKVFNTTTNGTKIEEDEVPDITDPFFLIETLCIIWFTFELTVRFLACPNKLNFCRDVMNVIDIIAIIPYFITLATVVAEEEDTLNLPKAPVSPQDKSSNQAMSLAILRVIRLVRVFRIFKLSRHSKGLQILGRTLKASMRELGLLIFFLFIGVVLFSSAVYFAEAGSENSFFKSIPDAFWWAVVTMTTVGYGDMTPVGVWGKIVGSLCAIAGVLTIALPVPVIVSNFNYFYHRETDQEEMQSQNFNHVTSCPYLPGTLVGQHMKKSSLSESSSDMMDLDDGVESTPGLTETHPGRSAVAPFLGAQQQQQQQQPVASSLSMSIDKQLQHPLQQLTQTQLYQQQQQQQQNGFKQQQQQQTQQQQQLQQQQSHTINASAAAATSGSGSSGLTMRHNNALAVSIETDV, from the exons GTCTTTGCCCAAATTGAGCAGTCAAGACGAAGAAGGGGGGGCTGGTCATGGCTTTGGTGGCGGACCGCAACACTTTGAACCCATTCCTCACGATCATGATTTCTGCGAAAGAGTCGTTATAAAT GTAAGCGGATTAAGGTTTGAGACACAACTACGTACGTTAAATCAATTCCCGGACACGCTGCTTGGGGATCCAGCTCGGAGATTACGGTACTTTGACCCGCTtagaaatgaatatttttttgacCGTAGTCGACCGAGCTTCGATGCGATTTTATACTATTATCAGAGTG GTGGCCGACTACGGAGACCGGTCAATGTCCCTTTAGACGTATTTAGtgaagaaataaaattttatgaattagGTGATCaagcaattaataaattcAG AGAGGATGAAGGCTTTATTAAAGAGGAAGAAAGACCATTACCCGATAATGAGAAGCAGAGAAAGGTCTGGCTGCTCTTCGAGTATCCAGAGAGTTCGCAAGCCGCCAGAGTTGTAGCCATAATTAGTGTATTTGTTATATTGCTATcaattgttatattttgtcTAGAAACATTACCCGAATTTAAGCATTACAAG GTGTTcaatacaacaacaaatggcacAAAAATCGAGGAAGACGAGGTGCCTGACATCACAGATCCTTTCTTCCTTATAGAAACGTTATGTATTATTTGGTTTACATTTGAACTAACTGTCAG GTTCCTCGCATGTCcgaacaaattaaatttctgcAGGGATGTCATGAATGTTATCGACATAATCGCCATCATTCCGTACTTTATAACACTAGCGACTGTCGTTGCCGAAGAGGAGGATACGTTAAATCTTCCAAAAGCGCCAGTCAGTCCACAG GACAAGTCATCGAATCAGGCTATGTCCTTGGCAATATTACGAGTGATACGATTAGTTCGAGTATTTCGAATATTTAAGTTATCTAGGCATTCGAAGGGTTTACAAATATTAGGACGAACTCTGAAAGCCTCAATGCGGGAATTAGgtttacttatatttttcttatttatag GCGTCGTACTCTTCTCATCGGCGGTTTATTTTGCGGAAGCTGGAAGCGAAAATTCCTTCTTCAAGTCCATACCCGATGCATTTTGGTGGGCGGTCGTTACCATGACCACCGTTGGATATGGTGACATGAC ACCCGTCGGCGTTTGGGGCAAGATTGTGGGATCACTTTGTGCCATTGCTGGCGTGCTGACCATCGCACTGCCGGTGCCGGTCATCGTCAGCAATTTCAACTACTTCTATCACCGCGAAACGGATCAGGAGGAGATGCAGAGCCAGAACTTTAATCACGTTACTAGTTGTCCATATTTGCCAGGTACATTAG TAGGTCAACACATGAAGAAATCATCGTTGTCTGAGTCCTCATCGGATATGATGGATTTGGACGATGGTGTCGAGTCCACGCCGGGATTGACAGAAACGCATCCTGGACGCAGTGCGGTGGCTCCATTTTTGGgagcacagcagcagcagcagcagcaacaaccggTAGCATCCTCACTGTCGATGTCGATCGAcaagcagctgcagcatcCACTGCAGCAGCTGACGCAGACGCAACTgtaccaacagcagcaacagcagcagcaaaacgggttcaagcaacagcagcagcaacagacgcagcagcaacagcagctgcagcagcaacagtccCACACAATAAACGCAAGCGCAGCAGCGGCAaccagcggcagcggcagtaGCGGCCTCACCATGAGGCACAATAATGCCCTGGCCGTTAGTATCGAGACCGACGTTTGA